In Euphorbia lathyris chromosome 10, ddEupLath1.1, whole genome shotgun sequence, the DNA window ATGGCTTCTGCTTCTTTAAGATGATATCGGATCTCCTTTTCCAGGACAAATCcaacaataacttcattttaaCAGATTGTTATCGtctttattttgtcaaaaatattGATAAGTTGAACTTTTGAAATACATAGAAtgaaaatgttattttttttataggagaaaatgttattaatattttattaaaatgagaaaaaaaaggaaatttgcagaaaataatactaaatgaGTTTAgttaaacatttaaaaaaaaaaaaaaagtggacATATTTACATCAGAATCAGATCGTATTTTAATAGCAGCTAAGCTAGAAAAAGTCTCCAACTTCAATTTCAGTAATGGAAGACAAAAACATTATACTCCACAATTGCATCACCAGTCTTGAAATCAATGAAGTGAGTCTTCGCCTGTGCATATCCACGAGCAAACCGGAAAAGCCCACTTCCACCGACTATCGGCATCTCCCTTACGCCGGAAAATATACTGTTCCGTCCAAGTACACTAAGATTACTACCATTATATTTACCATGGCTGAAAGCAAAATTCAACACCATTAAGAAGCTAACTTCACTTTGAGACGCCGACGCATAAATCCCCTGAGCTTTTCCGACAAGCTCAGATCTTCTGTCGGGCTCCGCCGTTAAGGGATCgtccatcatcatcatcaatccaAACCCCGATAAGGATTTGTTTGTGCTGGCCCCATTTGCTACTGGAACGGCGCTCGGATTCCGGCCGCTTAAAATGTCGTGGAAGTAGAAGTGGAGGTGGCTTAGTTTCTCTTTCTTCAGGCCTAGTGTCGCCGGAGATAGTGTTGTTGAAAAGCTTTTAGATTTTCCTGAACCAAAATTCAAGACTAAAAGCATAATCAGGCACAGAAATTTTTGTATACTTATCGTTTTGGTCATTGCCTTTGTTCTTGGAGATGTAATAGAGAATAAATTGGACTTGGTTACCTCTCGCCACTCACTACCATACATATATAAAGAGTTTGAATAACTgtttaacaacaaaaaaaaaataattggaaTAAGTTTGAAAGATGGATAGATATatcaatattattatatataaattttatattaggtTTAGTATTTAttatatagaaataaaaatgtTCTATTgggtataaattaaatattaatataaattgatCTTGTGTTTCAGAAtcgaaaaaaatataaaaaaaaagtattttctATGTCTTATCTTATAACTTCGAATAAACTTTTTTATGGGGGAAGGGAATAGTAATTTATTCCTATAAAATAAGTAGGagcaagaaaatcaaatcagaAATATCGATAGATTTTTTTCGGAGATTGatgtaaagaaaaaaaaatacatatttaaCCGTGCTAGCTCATTAATAGATAATTTGTGTAAAGAAAGAAATGATATAATTGTCCTATTTCTATTGACAATGTTCAATAGACTAGGATATAGTAGACTTTGTTTTTTGGAAACGAATGAATTCAATTAATCAATAGACGAATCATGACAAAGAGTCTCCTGCAGCCAGTCGGGagtagaaaaaaaaactcaatagCATTGGACAGAGCATAACGTGCAACAGCATGTGCCCCTGTTTGCTAGCCTAGGGACATAAGACACTTTGAAATCGTATCTGTTACTCAAAATAACTCTACAATCTTGTATGATAGAGCCAAATTCAGAAAGATCTGGCAACAAAGAATTGATACTGTTTAAAATAACCAAAGAATCGGTTTCAAAAAGGACATTAACAAAATGCAATTGATCCGCCCAATAGATAGCATCACGGAGCGCTAGTGCTTCGATAACGCGAACCTCAGCGATATATGGTAATAAAGTGCTCTAGTATGCCATGAAGGACCCATCTGAACTTTGCAACAGTGCCCCAGTACCGTTGGCGTCGACTTTTTGGAAAACATCAACATCGATGTTACATTTGACAGCTCCCATGCCAAGCTTGATCCACAGCTCCACCAGTTCCGACCCGAGCAGGGACAGTCGACTTCAGCCGCCAGTCCTTCAGAAACCGAACAGTAGGAGGAACTGCATGTGACGGACGTTGCAGTTCGTTCTCCCACACCACCTGGTTATGTTGAGCCCATATCACCCAAAGAGTCATAGCCATCGAGCAACACATATCCTAGTTCACAATAGCTAAAACCTGCAAAATAGCATCAGTGAGGTAATCAGATGGGAATAGGTCCAAATTGAAACCCATAATATTCCAACATTCTTGGGCATACACACATCCCacaaaaatatgatagtcgtgTTAAACATCAACATGGCAAAATGGGCAATGGATAGGGACCAATAGATCCCGAGCTGCTAATCTGTTTCTCGTAGCTATACAACCTACAACCAATTTCCACATAAACATCTTAACCTTGGGGCGGGATGTTCAGTTGCCATAAGCGACTCCACCCCTCGTGACccctatttcattttttttgaatgaaaaggAAGTATTATTAGCTAATATCAACAAAAAGAATAGAAGACAAAAAAAAGGAGGAGAAAATTGCCACTCACTACGATAAGACACAGAACTAACTGCTCGGGCTAGACAGTGAGCAGCACAGTTCGCTGATGATGCTCGCAAAATATATggcagttaataggacaagtgtatcctatcacAACAAGTAGtaatgtgctaagcacgagatcgaaccacaaagactatttgttataattagtaaatctacctaggtTGGTCTAATTTTTTAGAGGGTTGAATAAAGGTTTGGATtttaataattaactaaatgaattaaaagcggtaacaaaacaaaataaagtgaacaattaacATGGTAGAAGGTAAATTAATGGAAGGTACAATCCAggatgaggaatcctttgattaaatcctatgtatgggtttagggagttcaaacttgttgaaacacctttctacatgattttgatttgacaaaattatttaagttaatccatgattaaggggcaattaaatttaagtgctttggattaattgtactaatatgtttgttcaatgttgagtataattataagtgaacataaataaaaagtacgacagaatggagtcagcatgaggcacagaagctgagtaaaacacgactcagcataatagaagaaaagtcatcctcagaacaaacgcttgaagatgaagctgagtgaaacacaactcagcataatagaagaaaagtcttcttcagaataaacgcttgaagacgaagctgaccgaagaagctgagtagaatatgactcagcctcgccagagacaaagatcgaaggcaacgtctattagagtcaagctgagtgctcgtcaggacagcgcgaatgatccgtttacaAAAAgataagatccgacaactgtctgcaccaattcagaagctttggaattacgcaaggagATAGTTTCGAGACGCATAGGTCAACTGGCcgttggctaaaagacgaaactggcgctagaagacgaacctggctgaagaagacaagcctgacggcTGCTAATTTCAGATGATAGGATTGGCCTACAAAATCtatatgctgaccagtgaatgacgcaaggagccgtttgaattcaacggatacatccggattcaaatgattgaggcatcagaaattcactataaaaggacaagtccaACTCTTGGATCCTTGGccgaaaaaaagaaagaaaagagcatacatacaaagcacattcaaacaagaaaagaaaatcttacaccaaattcctatctctgtgtaaaagtctagattgaatttgtattaatctaaagtgttcttcatctagaaagaacaaaattgtatcaattgtagaagttgagagagtggtgctgagtactcggttttagtactcagtggtagagaaaaatctaagtgttcggttatagcgcttagtagggttgagtagacgaatagaggacggtactcttgcatactcaactgctttgaaacggtttgtgctctacctttaaagagctcaatattggattgaaaaagcccggacgtattctggggactggacgtaggcggtgaggccgaaccaggataaatctgctgagtaatttctaactctttctctcaatatatatatgtatgtgttgcttgcttaaattactcaggatataaattgaataagctgacactgagtaattagagtgttgagttggaagctgaccttaagtgttaattcccaactcacaagtaaaacggttctagtcagcctctgactaaagttgtcttacatctctctcggccgtgctgaccaaaactgagttaagtaatttaaagaattgattaagtcaacataattaagcgaaaaagttacattagttcctaaacccccccttggaactaattacacgggaccaataagtggtatcagagctcagtagctcactactcaaagatataactatcttgagctgatccctataaatggctgagaacagcactcgtttccttcctggaaatcaaacaacatagattctccctgagggattatcaattagtcggcctcccttgttcttcggatcaaactatacattatggaagaacatgatgaaaatttttattcaagctacaaacatgagtgcgtggcttacaatagttcaaggcccatttgtgccttacaaaatggttaacaacgagaaagttgttaaaagtgaaactgagtggtcagaagatgaccttagaaaactacaaaataacgcttcagctatcaatatgcttcactgtgcgttagatgctgcaaagtacaataaaatttcaggttgcgagtcagcacaggaaatatggaagaagttggaagtaacctatgaaggtaccagcaaggtcaaggaatcaaaggtgaaccaacacatgcgattatacgagctgttcaagatgaatgacaatgaagacatctctggaatgaacgcaagattcaccaacattataaatgagctgaagagactcggcaagaacttcacagaagaagagcaagtgaagaaaatcttgagaagtctacccaaaagctggcaagctaagaagacagctatGGAAGaggctcaggacttgaccacatacaaatatgacgagctgattggatctctgctgacccatgagatctcaatgaagaactttgaagctaaagaaaagtcagaggacaagaagcaaaaatcacttgtcatgaaagctgactcaacagaagctgactcatcagatgatgaggagatggccatgttcacaagaaagatgaagaagttgttcagaaagaacgacaagaacagcaaaaggccatccAGAAGAagcgataagtacaaagctgagtccagcgatagcagatacaaaaaggacagctcgaagcctgttacatgctttgaatgccatcagactgtgcacattaaatcaagctaTCCAACtctgaagaaagagaagaaaggaagcagaaaagcaatggtcgcaacatggagcgacagtgatgagtcaatctcatcagaagctgatgcaaatgagtcaacaaacatatgcttcatggccaatgaatctgctgaccaatgccgatctgagcaagctgacctctcagatgacactgaccaagaggatcattccaatgaggtaacatctcttcttttgctcagaaatgaaatggttaacgccctgagtgatctctatacactgaccaaaaagtgtaataagaaaattagagcactcagcaggcgatgtgatgagatcgaggaagtcaaactgagtgacatccgacatctccttcaggacaacattaggcaagatgaaaacttaaaaataatgcatggatttgtctctgaagtccaatcagactctaagaagctgagaaaggacatcacaaccatacagaaccagctgagtacatcggctaagaaaaggttatgtcccaatgctgagtatcgaggtactggtcagcatagacagtacactcagcagaacagtcagtgtgactattGTGGGAAAAAAGGGCACACCattgatgtgtgttggtatactcggtagaatgtccaatgcgacttctacggaaagaaaggtcataccactaaggtatgctggcatgctcagcacaatcgtgctgaccaaaaacaaaatcaccctcaaagggtgacttattgtgacttctgtggtaaagctggccacaccATGAATGTATtccgtcacaaaataaaatatgatgcgtCACCTGTTTATgttaaccaacgaggacccaaaaagaattgggtatctaaagatgaatagtttaaaatgcaggtgagcctgaggtgcgcggagaagtcaaagctttggtatattgacagtgcatgctcgaggcatatgactggtgatgaaactcagttcatcacacttgagcgtaaacgaggtggaagtgtaagcttcggagacaacaaaaagggtaagatagtaggttcaggtactagcggaggtaaccctactattaaGTCGGTCTCCTTAGttaggggtctcaaatataacctattgagcatggctcagctgtgtgacagcggtagaaaggttgtatttgataccactgagtgtcggatactcgagggaaaaacaaacgatttgattttaactgctcctcgtgttgacaatgtctacatgttgagtttagaaaagaatttttcgaaaaacatatgcttagtgtcaaaggaggataactcctggctatggcataggagacttggtcatgtaagcatggacctccttgccaaattagcaagaaagcaattagttgagggtttgcccaaacttaaatttgagaaagatcaattatgtaatgcttgtcagcaaggtaaacaaaccaaaaagtcttttcaaagtaaaaatattatcTCAACCAAgtgtccattggaattactacaattggatcttttcggacctgtccagtcactcagcttgggcggtaagagattttacttggtcattgtagaggatttctctcggtacacttgggtcatcttgctgagtagcaaggatgaagcttttgagacgtTCTTAACActgatcagaaaacttgaaaatgactgAGATTTacaattagctcacatccgtagtgataatggcggagaattaaaaaaccaacagtttgatgaattctgtgaagtcagcgacattaaccataatttttctgctcctagaactcctcaacaaaagggggttgttgaaaggaagaacagaacactaGTTGAAATAgttaggacaatgctgagtgagaataggcttccaaagtatttctggggagaagctgttaacacagcatgctatatactcaatagggctttagttagacctattcttaagaaaaccccctatgaactttggaaaggacgaaagcccaatattggatactttcgtgcttttggttgtaaatgctttatactcaatacgaaagacaaccttgccaaatttgattctaaagctgacgaatcgatctttctagggtactcaactaacagtaaagcatatagggtgtttgaTAGCGTAAACGGCTATAGGTAGAGCTTATGAAATATATGTTATGATGAGTGcattacgactatggatgtgatcttcctaaatgctctatctctactagacgctactacttaggggcaagtgtaccccgtcgtatcaagtaataatccagttaagaccgggtatcgaatccacgagatttataactacaagtattaaacgactcggttttaaatagaacattcttaggtacttgagaagaactaaagatatgttcctagtgtacggagaaggtgatctaaaaatagaaggattttcagacgcaagtcatctcacagatgagaatgattttaaatcccaatcaggatacctgtttatcttgaatgggggcgcggtcagttggaagagttccaagcagggaagcgtagctttctctacgaccgagtcagagtatatcgcagctgcggaagcagcaaaggaagtggTTTGGATTATAAAGTTCATTACaaaacttggtgtggtgcctgacattgtaaatcccattacactgtattgtgataacaatggagccattgcgcaagcaaaggaaccacggtctcataatgcgtccaagcattaccttaagcgataccacatcataagagagattgtggctagaggagatgtgagaatagaaagagtacctacagaggacaacgttgtagatccgttgacaaagcccttaacctagagagtacatgatcgtcatttaacttctactgggataatttttagaaacaattggctttagtccaagtgggagtatgttggggtttagtgtcctatagacaattgttctaggatacaaacttaatataaatgaattgttgtttatatcatttgttttaatgagatatatgttttataactatataaaggcaatcccttttaagcactaaataaagtctaataaaaggaaatccgtaagtttatttaaagtgattataaagtgttcatacaagcatgaagttagacaaaactttataataaactgataaacttaaaaccaccccaagtcaagtgatatgtttaggattgatatatcactgttgagacttgcatgtaacaatgtcttgtgtccgacaaaaagctgatctcacaagcttcatatacatagatatctggacagttacatggatccgatgaaaagtagttcattaggattggggatccgatttgagataacaggatgggtagattcatccttgtcacctgttcatctcattggtattaataggtataactaatcctcagactcaaaggaatattaattggtattctggattacggaatgtgacgctttgactctggtgtaacacgatccttaacagagatgactctggggtgtgaacagtagacgttgggtatcacaggaagtgattgcgggatcgttatatattggattgagcatttatcactcccgataaatgggagatacatccaaggatcgcttgtggaagactcaactccaaatccttgcaaggtgatagcttaagacttgaaatacagatttcacttaacctatctatttgagttgactcggcctgtacaagtaaaatgaacgtcttgctatatgtgacttgacaacatccatagtcataagattcagttcaaggatgtagttgataaaggatcgaattatactgtaactaatacggaaaggttaacgacagaatcaacctgtctttttatggctctgggggaatgattacggacttgctaatcacatactctgtacatcattccgttatgcaaagattaaatataattctttgaaaattatttaataacgttgcatacggctagaagcaataagaacctaatgggtcacacataagacttggaacctaaaagagagatagatgttaattaattgatggaagcccaattgagcccaataaggcccatggaccaagggggggggggggggttgggcttccatcaattaattaacatctatctctcttttaggttccaagtcttatgtgtgacccattaggttcctattactactggccgtatgcaatttattaaattaattttctaagaattatatttaatctttgcatgacggaatgatgtacagagtatgtgattagcaagtccgtaatcattcccccagagccataagaagacaggttgattctgtcgttaacctttccgtattagttacagtataattcgatcctttatcaactacatccttgaactgaatcttatgactatggatgatgtcaagtcacatatagtgagacgttcgttttaattgtacaggccgagtcaactcaaatagataggttaagtgaaatctgtatttcaagtcttaagctatcaccttgcaaggatttagagtcgagtcttccacaagcgatccttggatgtatctcccatttatcgggagtgataaatgctcaatccaatatataacgatcccgcaatcacttcctgtgatacccaacgtctactgttcacaccccagagtcatctctgttaaggattgtgttacaccagagtcaaagcgtcacattccgtaatccagaataccaattaatattcctttgagtctgaggattagttatacctattaataccaatgagatgaacaggtgacaaggatgaatctacccatcctgttatctcaaatcggatccccaatcctaatgaactacttttcatcggatccatgtaactgtccagatatctgtatatatgaagcttgtgagatcaggtttctgtcggatagaagacattgttacatgcaagtctcaacagtgatatatcaatcctaaacatatcacttgacttggggtggttttaagtttatcagtttattataaagttttgtctcacttcatgcttgtatgaacactttataatcactttaaacaaacttacggatttccttttattagactttatttagtgcttaaaagggattgcctttatatagttataaaacatatatctcattaaaacaaatgatataaagaacaattcatttacattaagtttgtatcctagaacaattgtctataggacacaaaaccccaacaagaagaggtggagtggagaagtgggaaagatttttggggaagaggagaGAGTGATGGGAAAGGTGGGATGAGAAaaggctgccatggggagttgcaattcgcaactcccctaggatacgcggggcgtgccctagGGGGCGCCCCGCATGTCCGCATACGTGGCTTTTATTTAAAGAAAGTCACAGCGGTTGAAGGTACACGGGACGTGGTAGGATAGACGCCCCGCGTAGCATGTCTTTAATTACGAAAATGGGGACAGACACgcaggtacgcggggcgtactggtGTGTACGCTCCGTGTGGCTtatttttttggattaaaaatgggatttgtttttcttttgatttatgagatgggagaaaa includes these proteins:
- the LOC136209124 gene encoding dirigent protein 22-like, producing the protein MYGSEWREVTKSNLFSITSPRTKAMTKTISIQKFLCLIMLLVLNFGSGKSKSFSTTLSPATLGLKKEKLSHLHFYFHDILSGRNPSAVPVANGASTNKSLSGFGLMMMMDDPLTAEPDRRSELVGKAQGIYASASQSEVSFLMVLNFAFSHGKYNGSNLSVLGRNSIFSGVREMPIVGGSGLFRFARGYAQAKTHFIDFKTGDAIVEYNVFVFHY